One window of Dyadobacter sandarakinus genomic DNA carries:
- a CDS encoding inorganic pyrophosphatase, translating into MIANVHKAHPWHGIPMGENAPELVTAFIEIVPTDTVKYEIDKTTGYLKIDRPQKYSNIVPALYGFIPKTYCSEKIAALARERSGRDVTEGDGDPLDIIVLCEKIISHGNIMCEAKPIGGIRLIDGGEADDKIIAVLKGDEVYGSYSDLSQLPEGIVERLKHYFLTYKNLPGEKAHIEITNVYGREEAHEVILTSVEDYKHSYY; encoded by the coding sequence ATGATCGCTAACGTACACAAAGCACACCCGTGGCACGGCATTCCCATGGGCGAAAACGCCCCTGAACTTGTAACCGCATTTATTGAGATTGTTCCTACCGATACCGTAAAATACGAGATTGACAAAACAACCGGTTACCTGAAAATTGACCGCCCGCAGAAATACTCCAACATCGTTCCTGCACTTTACGGATTTATCCCTAAAACCTACTGCTCCGAAAAAATTGCTGCACTGGCGCGCGAACGCTCCGGACGTGATGTGACAGAAGGTGACGGCGATCCGCTGGATATCATTGTACTTTGCGAGAAAATCATTTCGCACGGCAACATCATGTGTGAGGCCAAGCCTATCGGCGGCATTAGGCTGATCGATGGCGGCGAGGCCGACGATAAGATCATTGCCGTACTGAAAGGAGATGAAGTTTACGGTTCTTACTCCGATCTGAGCCAGCTGCCAGAGGGGATCGTGGAACGTTTGAAACACTACTTCCTGACCTACAAAAACCTGCCCGGCGAAAAGGCACATATTGAAATTACAAACGTGTACGGCAGAGAAGAGGCGCATGAGGTAATCCTTACTTCGGTGGAGGATTACAAGCATTCATACTATTGA